Proteins from a single region of Eretmochelys imbricata isolate rEreImb1 chromosome 20, rEreImb1.hap1, whole genome shotgun sequence:
- the LOC144277579 gene encoding uncharacterized protein LOC144277579 isoform X1, translating into MNAELGGYLAGSHLLCSLPAGPQSQYWMELGEELQVPDLSKGEDDESWPGSQTGERLASVAGAEDAAPGRGSSSTGVELVGGAWHEDPAAGAEAAVRGGSARAEEAVPGGSAAAEPARHRDPAARWPFKCSECGKSFRQSATLTRHQLLHASERPYVCTTCRKGFCDRAALATHQRAHTGERPFPCPVCGKAFAGSSALLVHQRVHTGERPYRCGECGQSFRQSAHLTQHQQGAHASQRPHTCGRCGKSFGLRSTLARHLQTHSAERPHACPDCPRRFRQRAHLLRHRLAHTGERPFPCPVCGKAFALSATLLRHQLVHTGERPYRCGECGRGYTQSSYLRQHQRSAHAGQRPHACPDCGRAFADRANLLRHQRGHAGARPHACAECGRCFAQLAHLREHGRTHSGEQPFRCSQCGRAFGHRSALAAHQRAHSGERPYPCAQCGCHFAQLASLVEHRRRHTGEKPHACPRCGRRFRHRSALLRHQRSHAGACPFRCGQCGRGYTRSSNLLLHQRVHAAE; encoded by the exons ATGAACGCTGAGCTGGGTGGGTATTTAGCTGGATCCCACCTGCTCTGTTCTCTCCCAGCAGGGCCCCAATCCCAATACTGGATGGAGCTAGGGGAAGAGCTGCAAGTCCCAGATCTCAGCAAAGGCGAGGATGATGAGAGCTGGCCCGGCTCCCAAACAG GTGAGAGGCTGGCGAGcgtggctggggcagaggatgctgcaccgggaaggggcagcagcagcactggtgtggagctggtggggggagcGTGGCACGAAGACCCTGCTGCGGGGGCAGAGGCAGCTGTGCGAGGGGGCAGTGCCAGGGCGGAGGAGGCTGTGCCGGGAGGTAGCGCTGCTGCAGAGCCGGCGCGGCACAGAGACCCCGCAGCCAGGTGGCCCTTTAAATGCAgcgagtgcgggaagagcttccgGCAGAGCGCCACGCTGACAAGGCACCAGCTCCTCCATGCGAGCGAGAGGCCCTACGTCTGCACCACCTGCCGCAAAGGCTTTTGCGACCGCGCGGCGCTGGCCACGCACCAACGGGCGCACACGGGCGagcgccccttcccctgcccggTGTGCGGCAAGGCCTTTGCGGGCAGCTCGGCGCTGCTGGTGCATCAGCGCGTGCACACCGGCGAGCGCCCCTACCGCTGCGGGGAGTGCGGGCAGAGCTTCCGGCAGAGCGCCCACCTGACGCAGCACCAGCAGGGCGCCCACGCCAGCCAGCGCCCCCACACCTGCGGTCGCTGCGGCAAGAGCTTCGGGCTGCGCTCCACGCTGGCACGGCACCTGCAGACACACAGCGCCGAGCGCCCCCACGCCTGCCCTGACTGCCCTCGCCGCTTCCGCCAGCGAGCCCACCTGCTCCGGCACCGGCTAGCGCACACGGGTGaacgccccttcccctgcccggTCTGCGGCAAGGCCTTTGCCCTGAGCGCCACGTTGCTGCGGCACCAGCTGGTGCACACGGGCGAGCGCCCCTACCGCTGCGGGGAGTGCGGGCGCGGCTACACCCAGAGCTCCTACCTGCGCCAGCACCAGCGCAGTGCTCACGCTGGCCAGCGCCCCCACGCCTGCCCGGACTGCGGCCGTGCCTTTGCCGACCGTGCCAACCTCCTGCGGCACCAGCGGGGCCACGCAGGCGCCCGACCCCACGCCTGTGCCGAGTGCGGGCGGTGCTTTGCCCAGCTGGCACACCTCCGGGAGCACGGGCGCACACACAGCGGGGAGCAGCCGTTCCGCTGCAGCCAGTGCGGCCGAGCCTTCGGGCACCGTTCAGCCCTGGCTGCGCACCAGCGGGCACACAGCGGGGAGCGCCCCTACCCCTGTGCCCAGTGCGGGTGCCACTTCGCCCAGCTGGCCAGCCTGGTGGAGCACCGCCGGCGGCACACGGGCGAGAAACCTCACGCCTGCCCCCGCTGCGGGCGCCGCTTCCGCCACCGCTCGGCCCTGCTTCGCCACCAGCGCTCCCATGCCGGAGCCTGCCCCTTCCGCTGCGGGCAGTGCGGGCGCGGCTACACCCGCAGCTCCAACCTCCTGCTGCACCAGCGGGTGCACGCTGCTGAGTGA
- the LOC144277579 gene encoding uncharacterized protein LOC144277579 isoform X2, with translation MELGEELQVPDLSKGEDDESWPGSQTGERLASVAGAEDAAPGRGSSSTGVELVGGAWHEDPAAGAEAAVRGGSARAEEAVPGGSAAAEPARHRDPAARWPFKCSECGKSFRQSATLTRHQLLHASERPYVCTTCRKGFCDRAALATHQRAHTGERPFPCPVCGKAFAGSSALLVHQRVHTGERPYRCGECGQSFRQSAHLTQHQQGAHASQRPHTCGRCGKSFGLRSTLARHLQTHSAERPHACPDCPRRFRQRAHLLRHRLAHTGERPFPCPVCGKAFALSATLLRHQLVHTGERPYRCGECGRGYTQSSYLRQHQRSAHAGQRPHACPDCGRAFADRANLLRHQRGHAGARPHACAECGRCFAQLAHLREHGRTHSGEQPFRCSQCGRAFGHRSALAAHQRAHSGERPYPCAQCGCHFAQLASLVEHRRRHTGEKPHACPRCGRRFRHRSALLRHQRSHAGACPFRCGQCGRGYTRSSNLLLHQRVHAAE, from the exons ATGGAGCTAGGGGAAGAGCTGCAAGTCCCAGATCTCAGCAAAGGCGAGGATGATGAGAGCTGGCCCGGCTCCCAAACAG GTGAGAGGCTGGCGAGcgtggctggggcagaggatgctgcaccgggaaggggcagcagcagcactggtgtggagctggtggggggagcGTGGCACGAAGACCCTGCTGCGGGGGCAGAGGCAGCTGTGCGAGGGGGCAGTGCCAGGGCGGAGGAGGCTGTGCCGGGAGGTAGCGCTGCTGCAGAGCCGGCGCGGCACAGAGACCCCGCAGCCAGGTGGCCCTTTAAATGCAgcgagtgcgggaagagcttccgGCAGAGCGCCACGCTGACAAGGCACCAGCTCCTCCATGCGAGCGAGAGGCCCTACGTCTGCACCACCTGCCGCAAAGGCTTTTGCGACCGCGCGGCGCTGGCCACGCACCAACGGGCGCACACGGGCGagcgccccttcccctgcccggTGTGCGGCAAGGCCTTTGCGGGCAGCTCGGCGCTGCTGGTGCATCAGCGCGTGCACACCGGCGAGCGCCCCTACCGCTGCGGGGAGTGCGGGCAGAGCTTCCGGCAGAGCGCCCACCTGACGCAGCACCAGCAGGGCGCCCACGCCAGCCAGCGCCCCCACACCTGCGGTCGCTGCGGCAAGAGCTTCGGGCTGCGCTCCACGCTGGCACGGCACCTGCAGACACACAGCGCCGAGCGCCCCCACGCCTGCCCTGACTGCCCTCGCCGCTTCCGCCAGCGAGCCCACCTGCTCCGGCACCGGCTAGCGCACACGGGTGaacgccccttcccctgcccggTCTGCGGCAAGGCCTTTGCCCTGAGCGCCACGTTGCTGCGGCACCAGCTGGTGCACACGGGCGAGCGCCCCTACCGCTGCGGGGAGTGCGGGCGCGGCTACACCCAGAGCTCCTACCTGCGCCAGCACCAGCGCAGTGCTCACGCTGGCCAGCGCCCCCACGCCTGCCCGGACTGCGGCCGTGCCTTTGCCGACCGTGCCAACCTCCTGCGGCACCAGCGGGGCCACGCAGGCGCCCGACCCCACGCCTGTGCCGAGTGCGGGCGGTGCTTTGCCCAGCTGGCACACCTCCGGGAGCACGGGCGCACACACAGCGGGGAGCAGCCGTTCCGCTGCAGCCAGTGCGGCCGAGCCTTCGGGCACCGTTCAGCCCTGGCTGCGCACCAGCGGGCACACAGCGGGGAGCGCCCCTACCCCTGTGCCCAGTGCGGGTGCCACTTCGCCCAGCTGGCCAGCCTGGTGGAGCACCGCCGGCGGCACACGGGCGAGAAACCTCACGCCTGCCCCCGCTGCGGGCGCCGCTTCCGCCACCGCTCGGCCCTGCTTCGCCACCAGCGCTCCCATGCCGGAGCCTGCCCCTTCCGCTGCGGGCAGTGCGGGCGCGGCTACACCCGCAGCTCCAACCTCCTGCTGCACCAGCGGGTGCACGCTGCTGAGTGA